From a single Cryptococcus neoformans var. neoformans B-3501A chromosome 3, whole genome shotgun sequence genomic region:
- a CDS encoding hypothetical protein (Match to ESTs gb|CF191935.1|CF191935, gb|CF190316.1|CF190316; HMMPfam hit to adh_short, short chain dehydrogenase, score: 197.6, E(): 2.4e-56): MSFIRSSLFKATANPIRRSAFATTPLRAFTRSALVSNNKKDDGYEEHRVEIEPKIAAVDESFTFEHPEKWVDKHPGHDMQRGDFGRHTKRTLASFSMDGKVCLVTGAARGLGNMMARTFVESGANAIVLVDLKKEDAERAAKELVDWFVENGQAEKGEIEAIGLGCDVSDEASVKQVFSTVKERFGRLDAVVTAAGIVENFVAHEYPIDKIKKLLDINIMGTWYCALEAAKLMPEGGSITLVASMSGSIVNVPQPQTPYNFSKAAVRHMARSLAVEWALKGIRVNALSPGYVLTNLTKVILDANPVLRDEWLNRIPMGRMADPSDLKGAVIYLASDSSKYTTGAEIMIDGGYTCL, from the exons ATGTCCTTCATCCGCTCTAGCCTTTTCAAGGCCACTGCCAATCCCATCAGGCGATCTGCCTTTGCTACCACTCCACTTCGAGCCTTCACCAGGTCCGCTCTTGtcagcaacaacaagaaggaCGATGGTTACGAGGAGCATCGAGTCGAGATTGAGCCCAAGATCGCTGCTGTCGACGAGAGTTTCACGTTTGAACACCCTGAG AAATGGGTAGACAAGCATCCTGGTCATGATATGCAGCGAGGTGATTTTGGTCGACACACCAAGCGAACTCTTGCATCTTTCTCTATGGACGGCAAGGTCTGCCTTGTCACTGGTGCAGCTCGAGGTCTTGGTAACATGATGGCCAGGACTTTTGTTGAATC CGGCGCGAACGCCATTGTCCTTGTCGAtctcaagaaggaggatgccGAGCGTGCAGCCAAGGAGCTCGTTGACTGGTTTG TCGAGAACGGTCAAGCCGAGAAGGGTGAAATTGAGGCTATTGGTCTCGGTTGCGACGTTTCCGACGAGGCCTCTGTCAAGCAGGTCTTTAGCACCGTCAAGGAGAGATTCGGCCGGCTTGACGCTGTCGTCACTGCTGCCGGTATTGTCGAAAACTTTGTCGCTCACGAGTACCCCATCGATAAGATCAAGAAGCTGTTGGACATCAACATTATGGGTACTTGGTATTGCGCACTTGAGGCTGCCAAGCTTATGCCTGAAGGTGGTTCCATTACCCTCGTCGCATCTATGAGCGGTAGC ATTGTCAACgttcctcaacctcaaaccCCTTACAACTTTTCCA AGGCTGCTGTGCGACACATGGCTCGATCCCTCGCCGTCGAATGGGCTCTCAAGGGTATCCG TGTCAACGCTCTTAGTCCGGGTTACGTCCTCACCAACTTGACTAAGGTCATTCTCGACGCCAACCCCGTTCTCCGTGACGAGTGGCTCAACCGTATCCCCATGGGTCGAATGGCCGACCCTTCTGATCTCAAGGGTGCCGTCATTTACCTTGCTTCTGACAGCTCCAAGTACACCACTGGTGCTGAGATCATGATTGACGGCGGTTACACTTGCTTGTAA
- a CDS encoding hypothetical protein (HMMPfam hit to Thioredoxin, Thioredoxin, score: 104.7, E(): 2.3e-28) has translation MKIAWSAVITAALLPFSAYAGMYGQPVLHLDSKTFKSVMANEHAAMVAFVAPWCGHCKNLGPEYTAAAQSLSPLIPFYAVDCDDASNRGLCAEYGVQGYPTIKGFPKAGKGAAKEYNGERKRGALVEYAKGLVPERVKKLRVQGDIQSDVQGFLGEKSELPHVLLVHPSSPSIPFLWKVLAHRFSNKLHLGYVRDTTSHEVLSSLGIYDSTDTTRDGTRVVAWSPGSQSGEFVEYDGILKFNALLEWLQTTFPSAAPSNAKQRPVKAPQPTVKSTNKRQEQIPTQSQNDAAARRAKLEEMERRDKARREKAAEAARAQTMATEAEPEIEKEATPVEDAANAAPAQMVEDTSLPAEEMESRPVPEEAPEDEGSAGDVEVEKTEVVHEEL, from the exons ATGAAGATTGCCTGGTCTGCAGTAATAACAGCTGCGCTGTTGCCGTTCTCTGCCTATGCAGGCATGTATGGCCAGCCTGTTCTCCATCTCGACTCCAAGACATTCAAGTCCGTCATGGCCAATGAACATGCGGCG ATGGTCGCCTTTGTGGCACCGTGGTGTGGGCACTGTAAAAATCTCGGACCCGAATACACTGCTGCTGCCCAATCACTTTCGCCTCTGATCCCATTCTATGCTGTTGACTGTGACGATGCGTCCAATCGTGGGCTTTGCGCTGAATATGGTGTTCAAGGATATCCAACTATAAAAGGTTTCCCCAAGGCGGGGAAGGGAGCTGCTAAGGAATACAATGgtgaaaggaagaggggtgCGCTAGTGGAATACGCGAAGGGGTTGGTGCCCGAGAGGGTCAAGAAGTTAAGAGTTCAGGGAGACATTCAGTCTGATGTGCAAGGTTTTTTGGGGGAG AAATCTGAGCTTCCGCAtgtccttcttgtccaCCCCTCGTCGCCTTCTATTCCTTTCCTATGGAAAGTTCTCGCTCACCGTTTCTCCAACAAG CTCCACCTCGGATACGTACGAGATACTACATCACATGAAGTTCTTTCATCGCTCGGCATTTACGACTCCACAGACACTACTCGTGACGGTACACGAGTCGTCGCTTGGTCTCCCGGCTCTCAAAGCGGGGAGTTTGTAGAATATGATG GTATCCTTAAATTCAATGCCCTTCTGGAATGGCTCCAAACCACTTTCCCTTCAGCCGCTCCTTCCAACGCCAAACAAAGACCTGTCAAAGCTCCTCAACCGACCGTCAAATCGACCAACAAGAGGCAGGAGCAGATTCCTACCCAATCCCAAAATGATGCCGCTGCCAGGAGAGCCAAGttggaagaaatggaaaggagggacaaggcgagaagagagaaggccGCTGAAGCTGCAAGGGCTCAAACGATGGCCACTGAGGCAGAACCCGAGATAGAAAAGGAGGCTACTCCTGTGGAGGACGCGGCGAATGCGGCCCCTGCTCAAATGGTAGAAGATACCTCTTTACCAGCGGAAGAAATGGAATCAAGACCTGTGCCCGAGGAAGCGCctgaggatgaagggtcAGCGGGCGAtgtggaggttgagaaAACTGAAGTGGTTCATGAGGAACTATAA
- a CDS encoding mitochondrial 54S ribosomal protein YmL38/YmL34 (HMMPfam hit to Ribosomal_L14, Ribosomal protein L14p/L23e, score: 145.7, E(): 1e-40) produces the protein MIGLKGILNVIDNTGALKVECINVLKVKTRLKSTGFATVGDEIVCVVNKARPIPANEVVKNPNASSNIQKIRKGDIRRAVVVRVKKTTQRPDGSVVRFDDSAAVLLNNKGEMLGTRIVGPVASELRKIKGGAGSGGRWEKIVMLAPKVV, from the exons ATGATTGGATTGAAGGGTATTCTCAAT GTTATTGACAACACCGGAGCTCTCAAGGTTGAATGCATCAATGTCTTGAAAGTCAAGACAAGACTAAAGTCCACTGGCTTTGCCACTGTTG GGGATGAGATTGTTTGTGTCGTCAACAAAGCCCGTCCTATCCCCGCCAACGAAGTCGTCAAGAATCCCAATGCCTCATCCAACATTCAAAAAATCCGCAAGGGCGATATACGACGAGCAGTAGTTGTGCGCGTGAAGAAGACCACTCAACGGCCAGATGGAAGCGTGGTCAGATTCGATGATAGTGCTGCGGTTTTGTTGAACAACAAGGGTGAAATGTTGGGCACAAGGATTGTTGGGCCTGTGGCGAGCGAGTTGAGAAAGATTAAGGGCGGTGCGGGCAGCggtggaagatgggagaagatCGTTATGCTGGCGCCCAAA GTTGTTTAA
- a CDS encoding hypothetical protein (Match to EST gb|CF185931.1|CF185931; HMMPfam hit to Linker_histone, linker histone H1 and H5 family, score: 52.2, E(): 1.4e-12), whose product MAPVKKTAAPPRKATTHPTFLSMIQECIAQNKGDARKGVSRPTIKKFLADKYKLDMSSAANISNLSNAIKRGAEKGQLTLPSGIAGRVKAGAKKPALVHKKSSAGKENVAPKKAASTETRKHAVRKGVTAPAAIKAVPTKKPVVKKVAPAVKKTSASKKVHTPKGAVVVPEKAAPRKKAAPKKAAA is encoded by the exons ATGGCCCCTGTCAAGAAGACTGCTGCTCCTCCCAGGAAGGCTACTACTCACCCAACTTTCCTCTCTATGATCCAA GAATGCATCGCCCAGAACAAAGGGGATGCTCGAAAAGGTGTCTCTCGACCTACTATCAAGAA ATTCCTCGCCGACAAGTACAAACTCGACATGAGCTCCGCTGCCAACATCAGCAACTTATCGAACGCCATCAAGCGGGGTGCTGAAAAGGGCCAGCTTACTCTTCCTAGTGGGATTGCTGGTCGAGTGAAGGCCGGTGCCAAA AAGCCTGCTCTTGTTCACAAGAAGTCGTCTGCTGGCAAGGAGAACGTTGCTCCTAAGAAAGCTGCAAGTACCGAGACTAGAAAGCACGCAGTTAGGAAGGGTGTTACTGCTCCCGCTGCCATCAAGGCCGTTCCCACGAAGAAGCCtgtggtgaagaaggtcgCTCCTGCTGTCAAAAAGACTTCCGCCTCTAAGAAAGTTCATACGC CCAAGGGCGCTGTTGTTGTCCCTGAAAAGGCCGCCCCtaggaagaaggctgctCCCAAGAAGGCAGCCGCCTAA
- a CDS encoding 60S ribosomal protein L5 (Match to ESTs gb|CF189253.1|CF189253, gb|CF188630.1|CF188630, gb|CF188242.1|CF188242; HMMPfam hit to Ribosomal_L18p, Ribosomal L18p/L5e family, score: 220.4, E(): 3.4e-63), whose amino-acid sequence MPFVKVQKNDAYFSRYQVKPRRRRQGKTDYQARRGLVSQAKNKYASPKYRLVVRITNKQVICQIVYAKLQGDVVFAHATSKELPRYGIKHGLTNWTACYATGLLVARRALTKLGLADKYEGVVEPTGELQLIEPLGDDEPRPFKCYLDVGLRRTSTGARVFGAMKGASDGGIFIPHSEKRFPGYDPESKELDAEVLQKYIVGGHVAEYMESLEEEDDERFKKQFSSYLADGVGSDDIEEMYTNAYEAIREDPTFKPTEKDVAKWKAESLKYKTFKLTKEQKQERVQAKIAAYKAGKLDVEEDEE is encoded by the exons ATGCCCTTCGTCAAGGTCCAGAAGAACGACGCCTAC TTCTCTAGGTACCAGGTTAAGCCCCGAAGGAGGAGACAGGGTAAGACCGACTACCAGGCGAGGAGGGGTCTCGTCTCCCAGGCCAAGAACAAGTACGCTTCCCCCAAG TACAGGCTTGTCGTTCGTATCACCAACAAGCAGGTGATCTGCCAGATCGTCTACGCCAAGCTCCAG GGTGACGTTGTCTTCGCCCACGCTACCTCCAAGGAGCTCCCCCGATACGGCATCAAGCACGGTCTCACCAACTGGACCGCCTGTTACGCTACCGGTCTCCTCGTTGCCCGACGAGCTCTCACCAAGCTTGGCCTTGCCGACAAGTACGAGGGTGTTGTTGAGCCCACTGGTGAGCTCCAGCTCATTGAGCCCCTCGGTGACGACGAGCCCCGTCCCTTCAAGTGCTACCTCGATGTCGGTCTCCGACGCACTTCCACTGGTGCCCGTGTCTTCGGTGCCATGAAGGGTGCCTCTGACGGTGGTATCTTCATCCCCCACAGCGAGAAGCGATTCCCTGGTTACGACCCCGAGTCCAAGGAGCTCGACGCCGAGGTCCTTCAGAAGTACATTGTCGGTGGCCACGTTGCCGAGTACATGGAGTctcttgaggaggaagacgacgagcG ATTCAAGAAGCAGTTCTCTTCTTACCTTGCCGACGGTGTTGGATCTGACGACATTGAGGAGATGTACACTAACGCCTACGAGGCTATCCGTGAAGACCCCACCTTCAAGCCCACCGAGAAGGACGTCGCCAAGTGGAAGGCCGAGTCTCTCAAGTACAAGACTTTCAAGCTCACCaaggagcagaagcaggagcGTGTCCAGGCCAAGATTGCCGCTTACAAGGCTGGCAAGCTCGAtgtcgaggaggacgaggagtaA